A portion of the Chlamydia caviae GPIC genome contains these proteins:
- a CDS encoding lysophospholipid acyltransferase family protein, with the protein MIFTVCKFLTKVVFTLLYRHRVYGVKKNLVKGAAIIASNHNSYLDPIALNLSVRGCLHHLARSTLFSNRFTGWLHKEWGSYPVKRGGGNSAAFKAAFELFKKKKKLIIYPEGERSPTGDLLPGKVGVGLIAIKARVPVVPVYIGGTYDIFNRHQKFPKIWKTVTCVFGTPLTFDDLIDNDTLSAKETYQIATDRIMSKIAELKTWYENGCIGEVP; encoded by the coding sequence ATGATATTTACAGTTTGTAAATTCCTTACCAAAGTCGTCTTCACCCTACTCTATAGACATAGAGTTTATGGAGTGAAAAAGAATCTTGTCAAAGGCGCAGCGATTATTGCTTCGAATCATAATTCATATTTAGATCCTATAGCGCTAAACTTATCTGTTCGTGGTTGTCTACATCACCTGGCACGTTCTACATTATTCAGCAACCGATTTACAGGATGGCTACATAAAGAATGGGGATCTTATCCTGTTAAAAGAGGTGGGGGAAATTCTGCAGCATTTAAGGCTGCTTTTGAACTCTTTAAAAAGAAAAAAAAGCTGATTATTTATCCCGAAGGAGAGCGTAGCCCAACTGGGGATCTGCTTCCCGGAAAGGTTGGTGTTGGTTTAATTGCTATTAAAGCTCGCGTTCCTGTGGTTCCTGTCTATATTGGAGGGACTTATGATATTTTCAATCGCCATCAAAAATTCCCTAAAATTTGGAAAACAGTCACTTGTGTTTTTGGTACGCCGCTAACTTTTGATGATTTGATTGATAATGACACTCTAAGTGCTAAGGAAACTTATCAAATAGCTACTGATAGAATTATGAGCAAAATCGCCGAGCTAAAAACTTGGTATGAAAATGGCTGTATAGGAGAGGTCCCCTAA
- the cmk gene encoding (d)CMP kinase, with the protein MIITIDGPSGTGKSTIAKALATELNFNYCNTGAMYRTLAYTHLQEPWQALPIKELIDNPPFSFSFISGQPLEAFLEGQLLSAELGTQEVANAASKLSQLPEVRSFMHKLQRKYAELGNCVFEGRDMGSKVFPDADVKIFLTASAEVRASRRLKDLPENSLSKEALHAELVKRDEADSQRLHDPLIIPEGAIILDSSDLTISQVLEKILALVSPNLP; encoded by the coding sequence ATGATTATTACAATAGACGGCCCTTCCGGAACGGGGAAAAGTACAATAGCAAAAGCCCTTGCCACGGAGTTAAACTTTAACTATTGCAATACAGGTGCGATGTATCGCACCTTAGCCTACACACACCTGCAAGAACCTTGGCAAGCCCTGCCAATCAAAGAGCTTATTGACAATCCTCCTTTCTCCTTTTCATTTATTTCGGGGCAGCCTTTGGAAGCTTTTCTAGAGGGGCAGCTCTTATCTGCAGAACTAGGAACTCAAGAAGTCGCCAATGCAGCTTCAAAACTTTCTCAGCTTCCCGAAGTACGTTCTTTTATGCATAAGCTCCAAAGAAAATATGCAGAATTGGGCAACTGTGTTTTTGAAGGAAGGGATATGGGTTCCAAGGTCTTTCCTGATGCTGATGTAAAAATCTTTCTTACAGCAAGTGCCGAGGTCAGAGCTTCCCGAAGATTAAAAGATCTCCCAGAGAATTCTCTTTCGAAAGAAGCTTTACATGCTGAGCTTGTGAAGCGTGATGAAGCCGATAGCCAACGTCTCCATGATCCTTTGATCATCCCTGAAGGTGCCATCATATTAGATTCTTCAGATTTGACAATAAGCCAGGTTCTAGAGAAAATTTTAGCTTTAGTTTCCCCGAATTTGCCATGA
- a CDS encoding phosphatidate cytidylyltransferase — translation MLKLNKFKTPFYGDLFQRVVVHSLVLTFLVLLLYSSLFPVTSFALGFITALCSAVGTYEYGTMARVKMHYAFRLYSAMGSFIFVLTSFIAIRWRHVLPEFISTLPWSFLFIWVTINVFRSRKNKCGPLESSGITLFSMLYVGIPVRLFLHILYGFIHTDEPFLGVWWACFLIATTKGADIFGYFFGKALGQKKITPEISPHKTIVGFVAGCLGATLISVAFFLQIPARFANYITMPSILIALGVILGISGFFGDIIESIFKRDAKIKNSNQLKAVGGTLDTLDSLLLSTPIVYILLLITQKSIFLR, via the coding sequence ATGTTGAAACTGAATAAGTTCAAAACTCCTTTCTATGGAGATCTTTTTCAACGAGTTGTTGTACATTCGTTGGTTCTCACTTTCTTAGTACTTCTTCTTTACAGTTCTTTATTTCCTGTCACATCTTTTGCTTTAGGATTTATCACAGCGCTTTGTAGTGCTGTAGGAACCTATGAATATGGAACGATGGCCAGAGTGAAGATGCACTATGCTTTCCGTTTATATAGTGCTATGGGATCCTTTATCTTTGTTTTAACCAGTTTCATTGCGATTCGATGGCGTCATGTCCTTCCGGAATTTATTTCTACCCTCCCCTGGAGCTTCTTATTTATTTGGGTAACGATCAATGTTTTTAGATCTAGGAAAAATAAATGTGGTCCTTTGGAAAGCTCAGGAATTACCTTATTTTCCATGCTTTATGTGGGCATTCCTGTGCGGTTATTTCTACACATTCTTTATGGATTTATCCACACGGATGAACCCTTTTTAGGTGTGTGGTGGGCATGTTTTCTCATTGCCACAACAAAAGGAGCAGATATCTTCGGATATTTCTTTGGGAAAGCACTGGGACAAAAGAAAATCACTCCTGAAATCAGTCCACATAAAACGATTGTTGGTTTTGTTGCAGGATGTTTAGGAGCTACATTAATCAGTGTCGCCTTCTTTTTACAAATTCCCGCAAGATTCGCTAACTATATCACTATGCCAAGTATTTTAATTGCCTTAGGAGTGATTCTGGGAATTAGTGGATTTTTTGGAGATATTATCGAATCTATTTTCAAACGGGATGCAAAAATTAAAAATAGTAACCAACTCAAGGCTGTAGGCGGTACCTTAGATACCTTAGATTCTCTGTTACTTTCTACTCCTATTGTGTATATTCTCCTTTTGATTACCCAAAAATCTATATTTCTCAGATGA
- a CDS encoding isoprenyl transferase: MPLTLKQEDQVNVSLQSLPRHVAIIMDGNRRWHQQHQTQCTLKQTSGHYYGAKALPSIIESAFSLGIEVLTLFAFSTENFLRSTEEVEELFSLFHSQLDEQFPYLIENKIRLRCIGNLSALPLQLQQKISEISLKTHQNSHRDLVLAINYGGKDELVRAFKKLHQDLVEQKISSDSISEELIRLYLDTSEMPDPDLLIRTGGEMRVSNFLLWQIAYTELYVTDILWPDFKPNHFLDAIKAYQHRSRRGGR, from the coding sequence ATGCCTCTTACCTTAAAACAGGAAGATCAAGTTAATGTATCCCTACAGTCTCTACCGAGACATGTTGCCATCATTATGGATGGCAATCGCCGTTGGCATCAGCAACATCAAACACAATGTACGCTCAAACAAACCTCAGGGCATTACTACGGAGCTAAAGCTCTTCCTAGTATTATTGAATCTGCTTTTTCTTTAGGTATTGAGGTTCTTACACTCTTTGCCTTCTCTACAGAGAATTTTCTAAGATCAACCGAAGAAGTCGAGGAACTTTTTTCTCTTTTCCACTCGCAACTGGACGAACAGTTTCCTTATCTTATTGAAAATAAGATTCGCCTACGTTGTATAGGGAACTTATCGGCTCTCCCTTTACAGTTACAACAAAAAATTTCTGAAATCTCCTTAAAAACCCACCAAAACTCGCATAGAGATCTTGTGTTAGCAATTAATTATGGAGGAAAGGATGAACTGGTACGTGCATTTAAAAAACTCCATCAAGATTTGGTAGAGCAAAAAATATCTTCTGACTCTATTTCTGAAGAGTTAATCCGCTTGTATTTAGATACTTCGGAGATGCCGGATCCTGATTTATTAATCCGCACTGGCGGTGAAATGCGTGTCAGTAATTTCCTCTTATGGCAAATAGCGTATACAGAGCTATACGTAACTGATATTTTATGGCCAGATTTTAAACCCAATCATTTTCTAGATGCCATTAAAGCTTACCAACACAGATCACGACGAGGAGGCAGATAG